The Gordonia mangrovi genome includes the window CGCTGGCCTCCGATCTGGCCGGCCGTCTCAAGGATGCCTACGCGCCGACCGGTCTGGTGCAGCGCAGCCAGGGCAAGTGGTATCCGGGTGAGCCGTTGCCGCGATGGCAGATCGCACTGATGTGGCGCGCCGACGGCCAGCCGATCTGGCGTCGCCCGGAACTGCTGGCCGACCCGTGGAGCAACGGTGCTGCGTCGCGGGCGAGTATCGACGTCGAGACCAGCGGCCCGCCCGCGGGTAGCCGCGGCGCGTCGGAAACCGCCGAGAAGCTGCTCACCGCCTTCGCCGGTCGCCTCGGCCTCCCGTTGTCGCAGGTCATGCCTGCCTTCGAAGACCCCCTGGTGCGAATGCGGGAGCTCTCCGCGTTGCCGCCCGGCGACCCCGGCGAGGACCCGACGCTGCGTACGGTCATCACCACCAAACTCGCCGAAGCCGCGGTCGAAGCGGCCGACTCCGACGAGGACCTCGAACCGCCGGCCGACACCACCCCGGCGCGGCGGGCGCTGTTGGCCAAGCTCGACGAAGCGGTCAGCGCGCCGACGGCCTACGTGTTGCCGCTGAGCCGCTCCGAAGACGAGACCGCATGGCACAGCGCCCGCTGGACCACCCGACGCGGCCGGCTGGTCCTCACCCCGGGCACCTCCCCGGCAGGTTTGCGGCTGCCCCTGGACTCTCTGTCCTGGGGTCCGGCCCCGACCCTGTTCGAGTCCGATCCGTCGGCCAGGCCCGCCCCGCTGCCCGACGACCCGGCCGACGCGTTGGGCTGGACCGTTCGGGAGATGGATCCCGCCGCCTTCGTTCCGCGCAGTGCCGTGGTGGCCGAGATGCGCGGGGGAGTCCTGTATGTGTTTCTGCCGCCCACCGGGACGCTGGAGGAATACCTCGCCATCGTCGAGATGGTGGAGGCGGCGGCCGCCGCGATCGACACGCCCGTGGTGGTCGAGGGGTACGGACCGCCCGCCGACGGTCGCCTCACCACGTTGACCGTGACCCCTGATCCGGGCGTGATCGAGGTCAACATCCAGCCCACCAACAGCTTCGCCGAACAGTCGGAACTTCTCGAGTCGCTCTACGACCACGCCCGGCGCGCACGTCTGGGCACCGAGACGTTCGACCTCGATGGCAGCCACGGCGGCACCGGCGGCGGCAACCACATCACCCTCGGTGGCCCCACGCCCGCCGATTCGCCGATGCTGCGCCGGCCCGACCTGCTGGCGTCGATGCTGACGTTCTGGCAGCGGCATCCGTCCTTGTCGTACCTGTTCTCCGGGCGCTTCGTCGGCACCACATCGCAGGCGCCCCGCGTCGACGAGGGCCGTGAGTCGTCGCTCTACGAACTCGAGATCGCTTTCGCGGAGATCGACCGACTCGCCGTCAAGGCCGCCGCCGCCGAGGGGGTCGACGCGCCACCCAATCCGTGGGTGACCGACCGGGCACTGCGCCATCTGCTCACCGACATCACCGGCAACACCCACCGCGCGGAGTTCTGCATCGACAAGCTGTACAGCCCCGATTCGCCGCGCGGACGTCTGGGCCTGTTGGAACTGCGCGCATTCGAGATGCCGCCGCACCACCAGATGGCGATGGTGCAGTCGCTACTCGTGCGCTCGCTCGTGTCGTGGTTCTGGGAACAGCCCTACCGCGGCCGGCTGATCCGGCACGGCGCGGACCTGCACGGCAAGCACCTGCTCCCGCATTACGTGATCGCCGACATCGCCGCGGTCGCCGAGGAACTGCGCGAGGCCGGCTACGCCTTCGACACCGCGTGGCTCGACCCCTTCACCGAGTTCCGCTTCCCGCGGCTGGGCACCGTGCAGATCCGCGACCACGAGGTGGAACTGCGCGGCGCGATCGAGCCGTGGAACACCCTCGGTGAAGAGTCAACCGGCGCCGGCACCGCCCGCTACGTCGACTCATCGATCGAGCGGGTCCAGGTGCGTGTTCTCGGCGGCGACGACGACCGCTTCATGCTCACCTGCAACGGCTACCCGATCCCGCTGCGACCCACCGGGCGCACCGGCGAACAGGTGGGCGGGATCCGCTTCCGCGCCTGGCAGCCGCCCAGTTCGCTGCATCCGACGATCACCGTCGACACGCCGCTGACCTTCGATCTGGTCGACACGGTCTCCGAACGTTCCGTCGGGGGCGCCACCTACCACGTGGTGCACCCGGGTGGCCGTGCCTACGACCGCCCGCCGGTCAACGCGGTGGAAGCCGAATCGCGGCGCAACGGCCGCTTCGAGGCATCCGGACACACCAGCGGCTCCGTCGACGTCGGGCTGCTGCGGGAGCGGCAGGCTCGCATCGCCACCGACACCGGGGTCCCGGCAATCCTGGACCTGCGGCGGGCACGTACAGTTCTCCGGTGACTGTTTCGTCGGACAACCCTGCCGGCGTCGGCCTGCCCGCGGTGTTCGACCGGTACCGTCCCGACGGTTCCGCCCTGTTCGACGTCTCGCGACTCACAGCGCCGACCGCTTCGCCGAGTGGCGCGGCCGCCCCGTACGACGAGATGTTGCACGCCGACGGTCGGGTACGCACGGCATGGACGGACCTGGTGGCCGGATACGGGTTGCGCGGAGATGCGCGGCTGCGGTCGGCTGCCGCGCGTCTGGCCACCGCGATCGGGGACGAGGGTGTCGTCTACAACCAGGTGGTCGGCGGCACCACCGTGGCACGCGACTGGCAGGTCGACCCGGTGCCATTGCTGATCGACGGGGTCGATTGGTCGGATCTGGAGAAGTCGATCATCCAACGATCGACAGTGCTCGACCTGCTGTTGCGCGACCTCTATCGAGATCAGAAGACCATCCGCTCCGGACTGGTCCCGCCGGAGATGGTGTTCGGTCACCCCGGCTACATCCGCAAGGCGGTGCGCCTCGAGCTGCCCGGACCACATGCGCTGTTCCTGCACGCGATAGACCTGGGACGCGCTCCGGACGGCCGGTTCGAGGTCTATGCCGATCGCACCCAGGCGCCGTCGGGTATCGGTTTCGCGATGATCGACCGCCACGTGCTCTCGCGGACGTTC containing:
- a CDS encoding transglutaminase family protein; this encodes MTIKVALEHRTSYAFDRPVKIFPHVVRLRPAPHSRTPIEAYSLKVEPAQHFLNWQQDAFSNYQARLVFPEPSSVLSIAVSLIADLTAINPFDFFIEDWAENYGFEYPEELRNDLEIFLRPVGVGEGEFAGAPVHPSIAEFAARHKPTGKIRIIDFLVALNQAVQEAVGYTVRLEAGVQTPEYTLASAIGSCRDSAWLLVAILRELGLAARFVSGYLVQLTSDVKSLDGPSGPDADFTDLHAWTEVYLPGAGWVGMDPTSGLFAGEGHIPLAATPNPGGAAPITGATGPCHATLDFSNTVTRFHEDPRVTLPYTASQWKRVQELGTALDEKMAANDVRLTMGGEPTFVSIDNQTDPEWNTAADGPHKRTLASDLAGRLKDAYAPTGLVQRSQGKWYPGEPLPRWQIALMWRADGQPIWRRPELLADPWSNGAASRASIDVETSGPPAGSRGASETAEKLLTAFAGRLGLPLSQVMPAFEDPLVRMRELSALPPGDPGEDPTLRTVITTKLAEAAVEAADSDEDLEPPADTTPARRALLAKLDEAVSAPTAYVLPLSRSEDETAWHSARWTTRRGRLVLTPGTSPAGLRLPLDSLSWGPAPTLFESDPSARPAPLPDDPADALGWTVREMDPAAFVPRSAVVAEMRGGVLYVFLPPTGTLEEYLAIVEMVEAAAAAIDTPVVVEGYGPPADGRLTTLTVTPDPGVIEVNIQPTNSFAEQSELLESLYDHARRARLGTETFDLDGSHGGTGGGNHITLGGPTPADSPMLRRPDLLASMLTFWQRHPSLSYLFSGRFVGTTSQAPRVDEGRESSLYELEIAFAEIDRLAVKAAAAEGVDAPPNPWVTDRALRHLLTDITGNTHRAEFCIDKLYSPDSPRGRLGLLELRAFEMPPHHQMAMVQSLLVRSLVSWFWEQPYRGRLIRHGADLHGKHLLPHYVIADIAAVAEELREAGYAFDTAWLDPFTEFRFPRLGTVQIRDHEVELRGAIEPWNTLGEESTGAGTARYVDSSIERVQVRVLGGDDDRFMLTCNGYPIPLRPTGRTGEQVGGIRFRAWQPPSSLHPTITVDTPLTFDLVDTVSERSVGGATYHVVHPGGRAYDRPPVNAVEAESRRNGRFEASGHTSGSVDVGLLRERQARIATDTGVPAILDLRRARTVLR